A part of Vulpes vulpes isolate BD-2025 chromosome 15, VulVul3, whole genome shotgun sequence genomic DNA contains:
- the LOC112910259 gene encoding carbonyl reductase [NADPH] 1 encodes MSAASRVALVTGANKGIGFAITRELCRQFSGDVVLTARDEARGRAAVQQLQAEGLSPRFHLLDIDDLQSIRALRDFLRKEYGGLDVLVNNAGIAFKTNDPTPFHVQAEVTMKTNFFGTRDVCTELLPLMKPQGRVVNVSSMVSVRALKSCSPELQQKFRSEAITEEELVGLMNKFVEDTKKGVHRNEGWPDNAYGVTKIGVTVLSRIHARKLSEQRRDDKILLNACCPGWVRTDMAGPKAPKSPEEGAETPVYLALLPSDAEGPHGEFLMEKKVEQW; translated from the exons ATGTCGGCAGCCTCCCGCGTGGCGCTGGTGACCGGGGCCAACAAGGGCATCGGCTTCGCCATCACGCGCGAGCTGTGCCGGCAGTTCTCGGGGGACGTGGTGCTCACGGCGCGGGACgaggcgcggggccgggcggccgtGCAGCAGCTGCAGGCCGAGGGCCTGAGCCCGCGCTTCCACCTGCTGGACATCGACGACCTGCAGAGCATCCGCGCCCTGCGCGACTTCCTGCGCAAGGAGTACGGGGGCCTCGACGTGCTGGTCAACAACGCGGGCATCGCCTTCAAGA CTAATGATCCCACGCCGTTTCACGTTCAAGCAGAGGTGACCATGAAAACAAACTTCTTTGGAACCCGAGATGTGTGCACAGAACTGCTGCCTCTTATGAAACCCCAAG GCAGAGTGGTGAATGTGTCTAGCATGGTGAGTGTCCGAGCCCTTAAAAGCTGCAGCCCAGAACTACAGCAGAAGTTTAGAAGTGAGGCCATCACAGAGGAGGAGTTGGTGGGGCTCATGAACAAGTTcgtggaagacacaaagaaaggcgTGCACAGAAATGAGGGCTGGCCTGATAATGCCTATGGAGTGACAAAAATCGGTGTCACTGTCCTGTCCAGAATCCATGCCAGGAAGCTGAGTGAGCAGAGGAGAGATGACAAGATCCTCCTGAATGCCTGCTGCCCTGGGTGGGTGAGAACAGACATGGCAGGACCTAAAGCCCCTAAGAGCCCAGAAGAAGGAGCAGAGACCCCTGTCTACTTGGCCCTTTTGCCCTCAGATGCTGAGGGGCCTCATGGAGAGTTTCTTATGGAGAAAAAAGTTGAACAATGGTGA
- the LOC112910256 gene encoding carbonyl reductase [NADPH] 1-like, with amino-acid sequence MVLTVRDEAQGQAARQHLKAEGLSLHFHLLTIDNLQSIHTLRDFLWEEFGGLDVLVNNAGITFKCHDPTPLHSQTEVTLKTNFFGTRDICTELLPLLKPQNPCQETE; translated from the exons ATGGTGCTCACTGTGAGAGACGAGGCACAGGGACAGGCAGCCAGGCAGCATCTCAAAGCTGAGGGCCTGAGCCTGCACTTCCACCTGCTGACCATTGACAACCTGCAGAGCATCCACACCCTGCGTGACTTCCTATGGGAGGAGTTTGGAGGCCTGGATGTACTGGTCAACAATGCAGGCATCACCTTCAAGT gtcatgatcccacaccCCTACATAGTCAAACAGAAGTGACCCTGAAGACAAACTTCTTTGGCACCCGAGATATATGCACAGAACTGCTGCCTCTACTGAAACCCCAA